tttaaaccaagtggcatagttaaagtggctagtgatacatttattacataaggatgcagtcgatgatatagagtacagtatatacgtatgcatatgagatgaatatactgtactctatatcatcgactgcatccttatgtaatacatgtatcactagccactttaactatgccactttgtttacatactcatctcatatgtatatactgaatATAGCCATAGatttttgaagaatataacttctgCCTCTTGAGCTTTATTCAACCACATCAGAAGCTAAAATGTAAGCTTTTCCTCAATAGTTAGAACACAATGTTATTGTAAACAAACAATGTATAGCTTTAAAAAACatgttacaatttttttttaaacaaataattGATCTGTCTTTGCATCCGTAGCTCCATGtaagaatttgagagtggttacatgtctctaacTACattcctcagctgtttaccaaaacaagtGGTGGGGTGTCTGGGAAGTTGTTGTTTTTATCCCAAACTGTAGCTTTACAGGACATTCCACTTTTAAATACTTTTAAGTACAATGTCTACACATGTCTTTATAAGTCCTATAAGTTTAGATCTGATTATATTTGACTGATTTTATTCATGTATCTACAGTATTTTAGTTGCTTCACAAAGCAAGTACAGTAAGgataataattataattaaaGGTATACCATTATTATACACATAGTTCAGTAGTAACCTTACCTGGTATAAACTTGGCCTGCAGAGTTGACCCCAAAGACGCGACCATCAGTTGCCACCTCAATCATGGAAAGCTTGCCGTCTATGTGACTCCACCCGTTGTTTTGACAGTCTTGATTCAACTGGAAGCAAACAGATTTAATCAGGTGTTTAGGACAATTTCAACAGTTATAATATGAAACAGTTTTAGAATAACTGACACTCTCCATCCTCTACTACTCTGCTCCAGCTCTCACACTCTTTCCCAGATCTTACACTCATTAAGAAGATATCGTCATTCTTGTTGACTGCCCAGCACCCAAAGGGTCCACAGCTGTAGTACTTCACAGCTCCTGGCAATCCTGTCCATGGAAGAGGTGAGCCTGGACCCTTGTAGCCAACTGTGGCACTATGTGTCAGACAGAATGGAGTATCGTCCATGTTGGCCCCCACAATAAACTGTTCACCTCCAGCATCCAACTGTTTCAGAAGGCCTGAAGaccacaaagacagacagacagacggacaagtAAACAAGGAGCACATATCTGTGAGTACTGCCAAATGACATACAAgtttacaatattttttttttcaacagcCTGATGATATCAGGAAAGCTAAAAAGAAGGTGTCATCTGGATAAATATTGAGTAATTCTCTCCACTAACCTGCAGCTTGCACCCAGTTACCGGCCACATACTTGTAGATGGCATAGTCCTTGTTGACACCCCAGATCCCTGCTGGTCCTACAGTGATATGCTTCAGGGAACCAGGCAGGCGGATCCATTTATCACCTACCAGGTAGTAGGGGATTTGACTTGTGTCTGTTGCAACCACTTGCCCCAGTCCTGCATCGATCTGCATCAGATTCTTGATGTTTACTACCTCCTGACAGTCCCATGCTATGGAGACAAAGACATGAGTTGAGCACACAGACAACAAGGAGGATGACATTATGGAGCAAACTTCATCAACTCCATATTGAGCAAGCATGTTTCAGATGATGGTAACTTACCATGACTGATGGCCAGGAGACAGAGGACCAATAGGACGGCTGCAGTGACTCTCATGATGTCTCTGTAGATCTACAGTATACGTTTGGTTGTAAACCAGACTTCAATCGTCCCCTTGCAGGGCTTTGAGCTTTTATAGCCTTGCACATACCTTTCACCAATGATGGCTTCCTGTTCCACCTGTTTAACAAAGACTTGAGGGTGTCCGTCAGAGAGAAGGGTTGTGTTATTGCCACCTGATGACAAAGATCATTCCTTTGTTCTTCTCATGTTTTCTGTGTTTACATTGTAATATGCATTTGCCATGTTTACATTTTGAAATACAAacagtgcctatagaaagtcCACACCCaacttggatttcttcacatagTATTTACAAAGTGTatatgtgccaaatacaacaagtccttaaccaacaatgcagttgaaatAAATAAGTAttaagcagtaaaataacagtagcgaggctatttcgagggggtaccggtacagggggGTGGCACaggtagtcgaggtaattgaggtggcagtccgacagatgaatctgggtttggcggatgccaggtgaaagctacctgcccgaatgcatattgccaactataaagtttgcTGGGGGAGAAATAATGGTCTTGGGATGGTTTTTGTGGTTTAGGCTAGGCCACACTAGGTCATATAGTTTGTGTAAAGATGTTGTGGATCATGGCAAGAC
This portion of the Oncorhynchus kisutch isolate 150728-3 unplaced genomic scaffold, Okis_V2 scaffold1299, whole genome shotgun sequence genome encodes:
- the LOC109882269 gene encoding fish-egg lectin-like; the encoded protein is MRVTAAVLLVLCLLAISHAWDCQEVVNIKNLMQIDAGLGQVVATDTSQIPYYLVGDKWIRLPGSLKHITVGPAGIWGVNKDYAIYKYVAGNWVQAAGLLKQLDAGGEQFIVGANMDDTPFCLTHSATVGYKGPGSPLPWTGLPGAVKYYSCGPFGCWAVNKNDDIFLMSLNQDCQNNGWSHIDGKLSMIEVATDGRVFGVNSAGQVYTRDGITASKPEGTGWSNIPMSMLMGHVTYDLGHLWVISKSGVTMVCTP